A stretch of DNA from Treponema pectinovorum:
GTAACGCAGAAAAACAGCCTTACACAAGAAAGTTTGCAATAAAAAAGGCAAAATTTCAACTTGGATTTTGCATGGGGGATTGTTTGAAATTTTCAGTTGGCTTTAACATTTGTTTTGGATAGCAGGCAAACTGCAACGAGTAGGGGATAACAAAATCGTTTTTTTATTTTTATGATATGGGCGGCTTTTTGTTGCATTTCACTTCGTTTCATTTCACAAAAACCGTGCTTTCCGGAGTTGCGCTGTCGCTCCATTGGCTACGCCAACGCCTTTGGCGCTCCTGCAATCACTGCCGCAATGTTTGTAAGTCGCACGTCCATGTGCGACAAAAGCGACAAGGATTAGTTTCAAGAAAAACGTCCGTGTTTTTCTTGAATAGACAGTTTTTTGCAAAACTGTCTGCAATGGTTCTAGGTCGCACGTCCATGTACGACAACGATTGGAGGGGCGGCGAAGCCGTCGACCGCAGGAGCAACGCGACGAGGACGATGAGCGTTAGCGAACCCCGCAAAGCGTGTTTTTTGCACAACGCAAGTGGAGCAAAAAGTCGCCCTGATAAAAAAAATTAGTTTTTTTTATCAGTTGACATCTGTTTTTTTATATAGAAAATATTGGCGAGGTATGCATTAAAATGAGACGAAAAGAGCGCGAAGTTACTGATATCGCTGAGATTAAGGATGTCTTGGACAGGTGTTTTGCTGTTCATCTTGGTATTGTAGATGAGAAAAGAGTTTATGTTGTTCCCGTCAATTTTGGGTATGAAGAAATTGAAGGTAAGTATGTTTTTTATTTTCATGGAGCGAAGGCGGGGCGGAAATATGAACTTTTAAAAAATGGGGCGAATATCGGTTTTGAAAGCTGTGTTGATGAAAAACTTATGACGGCAGATTCTGCCTGTGGTTATTCCGCTTTTTATTCGAGCGTTATTGGCGAAGGTTATGCGAGTGAAATTTTGCAGACTGAAGAAAAAAAGAAAGCGCTGAATAAGATTATGTTTAAGTCTACTGGCAATGACGACTGGAACTTTCCTTCTATTATGCTTTTAAAAGTTGCGGTTTTTAAAATTGAGGTTTCGTCTCTTTCGTGTAAAAAGCACAGGCAATAAAAAATCCCAGCGTGGTAATTTTAACCGTGCTAGGATTTTTCATTCTGTTAAATTATAAAATGTAAAAAACGATAGAAAGGACTACAGTGCAAAACGATATGTTGCGCCCAAACTGAACATAAATACAGATTTATTCAATTTGAGTGAAGAATATTCTTCTTCAAAATATTTTGCGTACATTCCGCCAACTGTTATTTTTAAATCGTCGATAGGTGTAACTTCAACTCCTAAGCCTACGTTTACGCAGTTTAAAACTGGAGAGAAAGGATTGTTTGCTTTGTCGTTGTGTCCCTGTTTGCTGTACATAACGCCGGTAGAAGCGAGAACTGTTTTTGTGATTGTGTAATCTACGCCACCGCCCCATTCCCAAGTGTTGTTGTAGTCTGAATTTGTAGTTGAAAGTGCACTTCCAATGTTTGCCTGTTTATTAAAGTAATAGTTGAATGAAGTATTGATATACAAGGGTTTTGAAATTAGATAGCCAACGCCAGCGTTGATTTCTGCTGGCATGTCGCTGTCGAATTTCTTACCTTCTGTAATTCCAAGACCTGTAATCAAGTTTCCATCTGTGGAGTTAATCTTAACTTTCATCTTTGTTATTGTTTTATATTGAAGAGCAACATCTAGACCTTCGATTGGTTTTGCATGAACTCCAAATACTCCTCCAATTCCAAAACCAGAAGCTTTGTAGCCAGTTTCTCCAGAGGAGCCGTTTACAGTAGACCACGCTGCTGCCGAAGAAGAAAGCGACATTCTCTGGTTTGCCTGCAAAAGTCTTACTGCCGCAGAAAAAGCAAACATGTCGTTTAATTTGTAAGACGCACCAATGTTTTCTCCGTAAGTTACTGAGTAAACTTTAAGGTCATGAGCATTTGCAATTGATGCTGCTATTGCGTTTGCTGTTGCTGCCGGTTGACCTGCTGCAATCAATTTTGCTGAGATTCCGCTATAAAGCAAAGGTTTTGTTACTGCTGTTCCGTCTTTATATTCAAGGGACCCGCCACCGCCTGCAACTTGGAATGTTGCAAAAAAGCCGAATGGACCGTGTTTGTAAACTGCTTCCACATTTGGATAGAGAAATACATTTTCTTTGTCTTCAAATTTAGCACCGTTAGCAATAAGAGGAGTTGTACCACCGTTGTAATTATGCCAGTAATTTTTAAATACAAACTGGTTTCCAACTTCGAGGTAAAGTCCGTCTGTCATAAAACCAGTTCCTGCTATGTTGTAAAGTGCAGCTTCTGGTCTTACAGATTCTGTATTGCGGCTAGGATTTCTTAAATATCCTGAACTAAGGTTTGTTTTGCTGTCTATACCTCCAGCAAAAACAATTCCTGCAAAAACTGCAGAGAAAATTGCGGATGCAAAAATCTTTTTCATAATTTGTTCTCCTAACAAAGTTTGAAACTAAAACTTCCAAAATCGACGATGGTCTTTTTTTTTAAGTTCTTAATTTTTTATCAAACTTGTTTAAAATATTAAAATGACATTATTATAAAAAGTGTCATTTTGTAAAGCAATTTTATTGAATTTTTGCTCAGGTTGTCTAGTGTGGGAAAAATTTATAATTGATTATTTGTTGTTTTTTATTTTGATTGTAAATCGCACAAAAAATCGCAAAAGGTGCAGATGTCGTCGGTGCGTTTTTTGTCTGGCAAGAGAATTCCGTTTTTTTCGAATCGTTTTGCAGACTTTAATAAACCTTCGTCATAACAAAAGTGAATCATTCTATTTTCTTTTGATTTTTTCATTATGTCACAAAAACTGTCCGTTGCTATGTTTCCTATAAAAAGGGCTGGGTTTTCGTTTGCAAAACCGCAGCAGGGAGCAACGTTTCCGTCTGCATGAATGAATAAAATCTGTCCAGGTCCTTCGCAAAAGTCGTCGTGGAACCATTTTTTGCTCTGCCAACCGCGCAAATCTTTTCCTCTAAAAGATTGAGGAAGAATGTAAACTTCTGCACAAAAATCTTCTGCAAGGATATCGAGCTCTTTTTCAAGCTGTGCGGATTTTTCTTCTTTCAAAGTTGAATCTGCAACCGCCTGCACATTAAGCGATTCTTCTCCGAAAATCGAATTTACATGTTTTGCAAAAATTTTTATCCGTTCAAAATCTTGATTGTGAAACGAGTCGTAGCTCAAACCAATTTTTCCGTCGTAGCCAGAGTCGTATATTCGCTTTAATTTTGAATAGAGTTCTTCTTCTGTCTTCCACCAGTCGCCGTTCGTCATTATTTGGTCAAAGCAAAATTCCTCTTTAACTGCTTTTTGTATGAGTTTTAATAAAAAATCCTCATATAAAAATGGCTCTCCACCAGAAAAACCGATTTTATATATAGAAGTATTTTTGCAGGAATCCAAAAATTTGCTTGCAGTTTCTATATTCAATCTCTTGGGCGAGCGTTTTACAAAGCAGTGTGGGCAGTTGAGATTGCATTCTTGCGTTGTTGCAAAAATGATTTGCGTCGGTTCAAACATAAAAAGAATATAACATTAAACGACTTTTAATTCGAGATATGCGGGTTTTATCCAGAAGTTTACAAAGATGAACGATAAAAATCCGTCACAACTTTGCCTTCAAAAAATGAATCGTGCAAAACCAGACGATTGAATTTGTATTCATTTATTATTATGATTTTTAAAGTCTGTTGTGTTTGGCTATCAAAATGTCAAATCGACAGAACGGCTTAAAATCAATTTTTATATTGATTTTTCTATTAGACTTTTTTTATTGGAGAAAAAAATGATAAAGACAGTAAAAGATGTAGATTTAAAAGGTAAACGCATAATAATGCGCGTTGATTTTAACGTTCCTATGAAAGACGGCGTTGTTCAGGACGACACTCGCATAATGGCTGCTCTGCCAACAATAAAATACATCCTTGAACAAGAGCCTCGCTCGCTTGTTTTGATGAGCCACTTGGGCGACCCAAAAAAAGATGTAAAAAAAGCACAGGAAAAGGCAGAAAAGGCAGGAAAAACCTGGACAGATGCCGACACTCAAAAATTCATTGACGGCAAAAACCGCATGAAACCTGTTGTAGACTATTTTGCTTCAAAACTTGGAAAAGAAGTTGTATTTCTTAGCGACGCACTTGGCCAAAAACAGGCAATAGATTCACTTCCAAATGGAGCAGTTGCGATGCTCGAGAATGTGCGCTTTCACAAAGAAGAAACTTCTAAAGACGACAGCGAGCG
This window harbors:
- a CDS encoding pyridoxamine 5'-phosphate oxidase family protein, whose protein sequence is MRRKEREVTDIAEIKDVLDRCFAVHLGIVDEKRVYVVPVNFGYEEIEGKYVFYFHGAKAGRKYELLKNGANIGFESCVDEKLMTADSACGYSAFYSSVIGEGYASEILQTEEKKKALNKIMFKSTGNDDWNFPSIMLLKVAVFKIEVSSLSCKKHRQ
- a CDS encoding OmpP1/FadL family transporter produces the protein MKKIFASAIFSAVFAGIVFAGGIDSKTNLSSGYLRNPSRNTESVRPEAALYNIAGTGFMTDGLYLEVGNQFVFKNYWHNYNGGTTPLIANGAKFEDKENVFLYPNVEAVYKHGPFGFFATFQVAGGGGSLEYKDGTAVTKPLLYSGISAKLIAAGQPAATANAIAASIANAHDLKVYSVTYGENIGASYKLNDMFAFSAAVRLLQANQRMSLSSSAAAWSTVNGSSGETGYKASGFGIGGVFGVHAKPIEGLDVALQYKTITKMKVKINSTDGNLITGLGITEGKKFDSDMPAEINAGVGYLISKPLYINTSFNYYFNKQANIGSALSTTNSDYNNTWEWGGGVDYTITKTVLASTGVMYSKQGHNDKANNPFSPVLNCVNVGLGVEVTPIDDLKITVGGMYAKYFEEEYSSLKLNKSVFMFSLGATYRFAL
- a CDS encoding radical SAM protein; amino-acid sequence: MFEPTQIIFATTQECNLNCPHCFVKRSPKRLNIETASKFLDSCKNTSIYKIGFSGGEPFLYEDFLLKLIQKAVKEEFCFDQIMTNGDWWKTEEELYSKLKRIYDSGYDGKIGLSYDSFHNQDFERIKIFAKHVNSIFGEESLNVQAVADSTLKEEKSAQLEKELDILAEDFCAEVYILPQSFRGKDLRGWQSKKWFHDDFCEGPGQILFIHADGNVAPCCGFANENPALFIGNIATDSFCDIMKKSKENRMIHFCYDEGLLKSAKRFEKNGILLPDKKRTDDICTFCDFLCDLQSK